The DNA window TGCCTGAATAAATATGTCTTAATCCAACTTCATGACCTATAGAATTTTTAAGAAGTACTATCTCCTCATTTAAAGCAGATATTGCTTTATCAGATCTTCCAAGAGCTGCTTCCAAGTCATCCAGATGTTTTGCTGCAGAACCCATTACACGTACAAATTCATCTTCATGATGATTGGAAATCATGTCCATCAGACTTTTGTAAGTTGAAAGAAAAGTTTTGTGGGTTTTTTCAGTGTATTTGTTATGCGTCTGTATCGAATAAAAGAGATAAGGATTTTGAGCGACAATCCTTGCAATCATATCCACCATAAGATTATAAATGGGACTTGCAAATTTCCTGGATTCTTTTACGTCAACATCGAGCTTTTTAATGGTTGCAGCAATGCTGATATAAGCAAAATGAGTTAATCCCTGAACAATACTCATCATCTGGTCATGTATCTGAGGAGTGGTGACTAAAATTCGAGCATTTTCCTTCTCAAGGAATTCATATACTTTATCATACCATCTACTCTTCTTAATTGGCGTCATTACAACAACCTGCCCATCCAGTGATCTGATTCTTGGACCGAACATAGGATGGGTGGGTAAAACTTCAACATCTTGACCAACATACTCATACATTGTTTCTGTGGGTTCTTCTTTTACAGATGTTACATCCATTAATAGAGAACCTTTTTTCATAACTGGAGCAATTTCTTTTATGATTGATGGAGTTGCATCAATGGGAACTGATACTATAACCACATCCGCCTGTGAAGCTGCAGTTATATTGTCATCGGTATAATCAGCGCCAATTTTTTTTGATGCCCTTTCACCAGAAATTTTGTCTCTTCCAGTAATAACCACATCAAAGCCTCTATTTTGAAGAAACTTAGCAATCCAGTTGCCTAATCCTCGTGTTCCACCAATTACTGCAATTCTCAAAGAAAAATCTCCTTGATTTTTTCATGTATAAATATATTTTTAATATTTTTTTTATTAAATATATAAAAATGGGTTAAGTTGATTAGATAAAAGTAGATGGATGATTTATAACTTTTATAAATAAAAATTTACTATATTTATATCTCATATCTACTTAATTACTATTTTTTCTAATTATAATGAATAACTGCCTTTAATATTCATTTTTCAGATTTATACAGGGAATATAAGAAAATTTAAGGGTTCTATCTTTGTATATTTAAAAAAAATACTCGCAAACGGTTTAAAACCTATTTTAAAAATTATTTAAACTTTATTTATATAAAAACTCTATAAAAGTATGATATGGAATAAGAGGTATTCCATTAGATAGTGAACAATTACATTCTTTAAAATCTAAAAATAAAATAATAACAAAAATATGATTATATTTCCACTGCCTTGATTTCTTTTACCTTTTCACCTCCGGCTATGTTTTCAAGGGTGCCTAAAAGTTCTAATACTTTTTCATTTCCAAAGATATCTCCAAATCCATTGAATTCGGAAGTATTCTTTAGGAAAAGGCCCCTTCTTTTCATTGGAGTACCTCTTTCGTTGATTGGGTTGATTTCAACCATTAATGTCTCATTATTTCCATCTGCAGG is part of the Methanobacterium sp. genome and encodes:
- a CDS encoding prephenate dehydrogenase, whose product is MRIAVIGGTRGLGNWIAKFLQNRGFDVVITGRDKISGERASKKIGADYTDDNITAASQADVVIVSVPIDATPSIIKEIAPVMKKGSLLMDVTSVKEEPTETMYEYVGQDVEVLPTHPMFGPRIRSLDGQVVVMTPIKKSRWYDKVYEFLEKENARILVTTPQIHDQMMSIVQGLTHFAYISIAATIKKLDVDVKESRKFASPIYNLMVDMIARIVAQNPYLFYSIQTHNKYTEKTHKTFLSTYKSLMDMISNHHEDEFVRVMGSAAKHLDDLEAALGRSDKAISALNEEIVLLKNSIGHEVGLRHIYSGNVHLGVLKDISPDFVFLNENNKEIRLKLSNVEVMDDREVLKWKIENFPKKTYDVSAVFPQECNPEIIAATIMNLEDVINVEIADLYKGNQIPDEKISITIKYEVLNPEARFAVENLLKGFGAKIR